A portion of the Bacillus thuringiensis genome contains these proteins:
- a CDS encoding DUF3966 domain-containing protein: protein MKRENTNGLGVTVLELSLYENTALIICFVLYVGSVIVYISRKFSQERELEKSEITAELEMLADESYKKQKIKEDHEASHHLNANKF from the coding sequence ATGAAGCGTGAAAATACGAATGGATTAGGAGTGACTGTGTTGGAGCTAAGTCTCTATGAAAATACTGCACTTATTATATGCTTTGTGTTGTACGTTGGTAGTGTTATTGTTTATATTTCAAGGAAATTTTCGCAAGAAAGAGAGCTTGAAAAATCAGAGATAACAGCTGAACTAGAAATGTTAGCTGATGAAAGTTATAAAAAACAAAAAATAAAAGAAGACCATGAAGCATCCCATCATTTAAACGCAAATAAGTTTTAA
- a CDS encoding helix-turn-helix transcriptional regulator has product MEQALKITGVLADPTRYYIYKYISQKHSYVTVQEIADEFDIHPNVARLHLSKLEDVHMLKSETKKTGKGGRPSRLYVLSEDVIQLQFPFRDYQLLARIAFNSLLSLGAAGEKALYETGKQFGAELMQQHMQRLNVSEDALTVEQKVQIAKEAFSTAGLSPAFELSADGTKIFYDVHNCPFKEVAVHHPTEICNMHGDMMKGIFEILFPNMELTRHDSLLDGCKSCNYKLTI; this is encoded by the coding sequence ATGGAACAAGCTTTAAAAATTACAGGTGTTTTAGCTGACCCAACTCGTTATTACATTTATAAATATATTTCGCAAAAACATAGTTACGTAACTGTACAAGAAATTGCAGATGAATTCGATATTCATCCAAACGTAGCACGTTTACATTTATCTAAATTAGAAGATGTTCATATGCTTAAATCGGAAACAAAAAAAACTGGAAAAGGCGGAAGACCAAGCAGATTATATGTCTTATCTGAAGATGTTATTCAATTGCAATTTCCATTCCGTGATTATCAATTGTTAGCAAGAATAGCATTTAATTCTTTACTTAGCCTTGGCGCTGCTGGTGAAAAAGCGCTATACGAAACAGGAAAACAATTCGGGGCCGAATTAATGCAACAACATATGCAACGTTTAAATGTGAGTGAAGATGCTTTAACAGTAGAGCAAAAAGTTCAAATTGCAAAAGAAGCTTTCTCAACAGCCGGCTTATCACCTGCATTTGAATTAAGTGCAGATGGAACAAAAATTTTCTATGATGTACACAATTGTCCATTTAAAGAAGTTGCTGTTCATCATCCAACTGAAATTTGTAACATGCACGGAGATATGATGAAAGGAATTTTTGAAATCCTATTCCCTAACATGGAATTAACTCGACATGATAGTCTATTAGATGGATGTAAATCTTGTAATTATAAACTAACAATTTAA
- the comGB gene encoding competence type IV pilus assembly protein ComGB, which yields MFMFKKTWSLSDQVVLLKRLGELLEKGYSLLQALEFLQFQLPVEKKVQLQNMIEGLKDGKSLHDSFHQLKFHQDMLSYLFYAEQHGDISFALQQGSALLYKKDKYRRDMMKIMQYPMFLMFFLLIMLFIFNLILLPQVEMVYSSFGSNTPLLTERILSAIKLLPYIILTAILTVIIGCSLYMLYFRKLPHIRQVKIMLRIPLIKTFLILKHSHYFATQLSGLLNGGLSVCEALTIMMEQRYHPFFQYEASRIERQLIGGEQLQSIIAKSGYYEKELSCVITHGQANGNLGIELGDYSDLIMEKMERKIKHMLVIIQPILFTCIGGIVVLMYLAMIMPMFQMMNSI from the coding sequence ATGTTTATGTTTAAGAAAACTTGGAGTTTAAGTGATCAAGTAGTATTGTTGAAACGTTTAGGAGAATTATTAGAAAAAGGCTACTCTCTTTTACAAGCATTAGAATTTTTACAGTTTCAATTACCTGTAGAAAAGAAAGTACAATTGCAGAACATGATTGAGGGGTTAAAAGATGGGAAAAGTCTACACGATTCTTTTCATCAGTTAAAGTTTCATCAGGACATGTTAAGTTATTTATTTTATGCTGAGCAACATGGTGATATTTCTTTTGCTTTGCAACAAGGAAGTGCACTTCTTTATAAGAAAGATAAGTATAGGAGAGACATGATGAAAATAATGCAGTATCCTATGTTTTTGATGTTTTTTCTACTAATCATGCTTTTTATTTTTAACCTCATCTTATTACCTCAGGTTGAAATGGTTTATAGTTCGTTCGGTTCTAATACACCACTACTTACAGAAAGAATTTTAAGTGCAATAAAACTGCTACCTTACATTATTTTAACTGCTATTTTAACTGTTATTATTGGATGTAGTTTATATATGTTGTATTTTAGGAAACTTCCACATATTAGACAGGTAAAAATCATGCTTCGTATTCCCCTGATCAAAACATTTCTTATTTTAAAGCATTCGCATTATTTTGCTACTCAGTTGAGTGGTTTATTAAATGGTGGACTATCAGTATGTGAAGCTTTAACAATAATGATGGAGCAAAGATATCATCCGTTCTTTCAATATGAAGCGAGCCGGATTGAAAGACAATTAATTGGAGGAGAACAGTTACAATCTATCATTGCTAAAAGTGGGTATTACGAGAAAGAACTTTCTTGTGTTATTACGCATGGACAAGCAAACGGCAATTTAGGGATTGAATTAGGTGACTATAGCGATCTTATTATGGAAAAGATGGAACGGAAAATTAAACATATGTTAGTTATCATTCAGCCTATTTTATTTACATGTATTGGAGGAATCGTTGTCCTTATGTATTTAGCGATGATTATGCCGATGTTTCAAATGATGAATTCTATTTAG
- the comGC gene encoding competence type IV pilus major pilin ComGC, with protein sequence MQNEEGFTLLEMLLVMVVITILLLLIIPNVVTQRSSVQGKGCAAYVKSIEAQIQVYQLQHNKIPSLKELTDEKYITTDKCPNGESIHISDDGAVSIRAL encoded by the coding sequence ATGCAGAATGAGGAAGGATTTACTCTGTTAGAGATGCTATTAGTAATGGTTGTAATAACTATATTATTACTATTAATTATTCCGAATGTAGTTACACAGCGCTCATCGGTCCAAGGAAAAGGGTGTGCAGCTTACGTGAAATCTATAGAAGCGCAAATACAAGTATATCAATTACAACATAATAAAATTCCATCGTTAAAAGAACTGACAGATGAAAAGTATATTACAACTGATAAGTGTCCGAATGGCGAATCTATTCATATTTCAGATGATGGCGCAGTATCAATTAGGGCATTGTGA
- a CDS encoding RNA-guided endonuclease InsQ/TnpB family protein, with amino-acid sequence MILAKKVRLIPTPEQEKVLRNHAGAARFAYNYCKRMSDRYYKLFGKSVSQLALQKRFTKIKKRKRYEWLNDINAQVPKQASKDFDTARKHSFKKYKNGYHTSYKSKKDLIQGFYANYERLVIGKKVVHIQSIGEVKTSQQLPRNKKPSNPRVTFDGRHWWMSVGFQEDFKSQELTDESIGVDVGLKELFVASNGTKERNINKDAKVKKLLKRKKSAQRDMSRRFKKGVKIQSAGYEKAKAEHLRLSRKIMNIRNNHIHQATAKLVKTKPMRIVVEDLSISNLLKNKKLSKAFSFQKLNFFFQCLSYKCEKYGIAYVKADKWFASSKICSCCGVKYDHSFQPEGQWSLKIREWRCASCNSYHDRDVNAAINLSR; translated from the coding sequence ATGATATTAGCGAAGAAAGTCAGACTGATTCCAACGCCTGAACAAGAAAAAGTGCTTAGAAACCATGCTGGTGCTGCAAGATTCGCTTATAACTATTGTAAAAGAATGAGTGATAGGTATTATAAGCTATTTGGAAAATCTGTTTCACAGTTAGCTTTACAGAAACGATTTACAAAGATCAAGAAGCGAAAGAGATATGAGTGGTTAAATGACATCAACGCACAAGTTCCCAAACAGGCTTCAAAAGATTTTGATACGGCGAGAAAACATTCGTTCAAAAAGTACAAAAATGGTTATCACACTTCTTATAAATCCAAAAAAGATTTAATCCAAGGATTTTATGCCAATTATGAAAGACTGGTTATAGGAAAGAAAGTAGTTCATATTCAGTCTATTGGAGAAGTGAAAACAAGCCAACAACTACCAAGAAATAAAAAACCATCCAATCCAAGAGTTACCTTTGACGGTCGTCACTGGTGGATGAGTGTAGGGTTCCAAGAAGACTTTAAATCACAAGAATTAACCGATGAGTCGATTGGTGTGGATGTTGGTTTAAAAGAGCTTTTTGTAGCTTCTAATGGTACGAAAGAACGAAATATAAACAAAGATGCCAAGGTTAAAAAACTTTTGAAAAGGAAAAAGTCAGCGCAAAGAGATATGTCTAGGAGATTTAAAAAAGGTGTGAAAATTCAATCTGCTGGATATGAAAAAGCGAAAGCTGAGCACCTGCGGTTATCTAGGAAAATTATGAATATCCGAAATAACCATATCCATCAAGCAACAGCTAAATTGGTGAAAACCAAACCAATGAGGATTGTTGTGGAAGACTTATCTATTTCAAACCTGTTAAAAAACAAAAAACTATCGAAAGCATTTTCATTTCAAAAATTAAACTTCTTCTTTCAATGTTTGTCATACAAGTGCGAGAAGTACGGCATTGCGTATGTAAAAGCTGATAAATGGTTCGCTTCAAGCAAGATTTGCTCATGTTGCGGCGTTAAATACGACCATTCATTTCAACCAGAAGGACAGTGGAGTTTAAAGATTCGTGAATGGCGTTGTGCTTCATGCAATAGCTATCACGATAGGGATGTAAATGCTGCGATAAATTTATCAAGATGA
- a CDS encoding DUF3912 family protein, which translates to MNFDIVGQKAYIKDGPHRNRIGIVKKNETKLASQFAIVIGEQIIDVELKDIVLVGVDVGQFHKWCEQNGYL; encoded by the coding sequence TTGAACTTTGATATTGTAGGACAAAAAGCATATATAAAAGATGGACCGCATCGGAACCGAATTGGAATTGTAAAGAAAAACGAGACAAAATTAGCATCGCAGTTTGCTATTGTAATTGGAGAACAAATTATTGATGTAGAGCTAAAGGATATCGTGTTAGTTGGAGTAGATGTAGGACAATTTCATAAATGGTGCGAACAAAATGGTTATTTGTGA
- a CDS encoding DUF2626 domain-containing protein, translating into MDRMFRVLGFWTGIFSVMFYVGDMQQAALLFLGQTGFFVLLSYLKLTERMYIYVFGAYLTVFFIGFTYYTTFLLVPGAGH; encoded by the coding sequence ATGGATCGCATGTTTCGCGTTCTCGGCTTTTGGACTGGAATTTTCTCGGTTATGTTTTACGTAGGAGATATGCAACAGGCTGCACTACTATTTTTAGGACAAACAGGTTTCTTCGTACTTTTAAGCTATTTAAAATTAACAGAGCGTATGTATATATACGTATTCGGGGCATATTTAACTGTTTTCTTCATAGGATTTACATACTACACGACATTTTTACTTGTCCCTGGGGCTGGACATTAA
- the comGD gene encoding competence type IV pilus minor pilin ComGD: MKQQGFTFLEMLLVLFAISVLSIVTYFSVHSLYERQKVEQFLRQFSNDILYMQQLAINRQKHYTLRWHKDRNMYAIKESGTKYYIVKREYEEDIQIDLHTFPNPMTYNPSGNINRGGTIIISYRNYKYEIVFQLGRGRFTYREMSKRIHNG, from the coding sequence GTGAAACAACAGGGGTTTACTTTTTTAGAAATGTTACTCGTTTTATTTGCTATTTCTGTATTAAGTATAGTTACGTATTTTAGTGTTCATTCTTTATACGAGCGACAAAAAGTTGAACAATTTTTGAGACAGTTTTCAAATGATATTTTGTATATGCAGCAATTAGCGATAAATCGTCAAAAGCACTATACATTACGTTGGCATAAAGATAGAAATATGTATGCTATAAAAGAGTCAGGTACAAAGTATTATATCGTCAAGCGAGAGTATGAAGAAGATATACAAATTGATTTGCATACGTTTCCAAATCCGATGACATATAATCCAAGTGGAAATATTAATAGAGGTGGTACGATTATAATTTCGTATAGAAATTATAAATATGAAATTGTATTTCAGCTTGGAAGAGGGAGATTTACGTATCGTGAAATGTCAAAAAGGATCCATAATGGCTGA
- the metH gene encoding methionine synthase: MKCIEEKLQNSILILDGAMGTMIQQEDLTAEDFGGEEYEGCNEYLVETRPDVILKIHKAYIEAGADIIETNTFGATNIVLSDYELSHLDEELNEKAALLAKQAVTESGREVYVAGAMGPTTKAISVTGGVTFEELIEAYTRQARGLLKGEVDVLLVETSQDMRNVKAAYIGIQAAFEELKKTVPIMISGTIEPMGTTLAGQTIEAFYLSVEHMKPLSVGLNCATGPEFMRDHIRSLSDLSECYISCYPNAGLPDEDGHYHESPSSLAEKVKRFAEEGWVNIIGGCCGTTPEHIRAMKEALASLKPRDHHEREGHGISGLEALQYDESMRPLFVGERTNVIGSRKFKRLVAEGKFEEAAEVARAQVKKNAHIIDICMADPDRDEIEDMEKFLTEVTKVLKVPIMIDSTDENVMARALTYIQGKAVINSINLEDGEERFEKVTPLLRKYGAAIVVGTIDEDGMAVSAERKLEIAKRSYELLTTKYGIRPSDIIFDALVFPVGTGDEEYIGSAAATIEGIRLIKEALPECLTILGVSNISFGLPPAGREVLNSVFLYHATKAGLDYAIVNTEKLERYASIPEEEKQLADALLFETTKETLEEFTNFYRVAKKKDVVVQETLTLDERLANYIVEGTKQGLHEDLSLALEEGRKPLDIINGPLMTGMDEVGRLFNNNELIVAEVLQSAESMKAAVSYLEPHMESSDSAKKGKVLLATVKGDVHDIGKNLVEIILSNNGYEIINLGINVRSDRIVQEVQEKKPDIIGLSGLLVKSAQQMVTTAEDLKAANIDVPIVVGGAALTRKFTDNRISPSYKGLVCYASDAMTGLDIINKLQKEEEREKMKQDKKERHLHIVKKEEKQVEIPAVIEPLPKAEVMVPDSTKRIVLRDIPALHLAPFLNRQMLLGHHLGLKGNVKKLLKEGDKRAHELNDLIDELLQEGQSWLKPKAVYQFFPAQSDGQNIVIYDPEDHTRVIERFTFPRQGKAPYRTLGDYLRPIGDEMDYVAFLSVTVGEGVRDIAEEWKAKGDYLRSHAIQSLALELAEGLAEKTHMLIRDRWGIPDSPELTMEERFRTKYRGIRVSFGYPACPELADQEKLFRLIHPEEIGISLTEGFMMEPEASVTAMVFSHPEARYFSVL; encoded by the coding sequence ATGAAGTGTATAGAAGAAAAATTACAAAATAGCATTTTAATATTAGATGGTGCAATGGGAACAATGATTCAGCAAGAGGATTTAACTGCTGAAGATTTCGGAGGAGAAGAGTACGAGGGCTGTAATGAATATTTAGTAGAAACAAGACCAGACGTTATTTTAAAGATTCATAAAGCTTATATTGAAGCTGGAGCGGATATTATTGAAACAAATACATTTGGAGCAACGAATATTGTACTAAGTGATTATGAGCTGTCTCATTTAGATGAAGAACTAAATGAAAAGGCAGCACTTTTGGCGAAGCAAGCTGTTACAGAAAGCGGTAGGGAAGTATATGTTGCGGGAGCGATGGGACCAACAACGAAAGCAATTAGTGTTACTGGTGGTGTGACTTTTGAAGAATTGATTGAGGCTTATACAAGGCAGGCACGAGGATTATTAAAAGGAGAAGTTGATGTATTACTCGTTGAGACGAGTCAAGATATGCGTAACGTGAAAGCAGCTTATATTGGAATTCAAGCTGCTTTTGAAGAACTGAAAAAAACGGTTCCTATTATGATTTCAGGAACGATTGAGCCAATGGGAACGACTCTGGCTGGGCAAACAATTGAAGCTTTTTATTTATCAGTAGAACATATGAAACCATTATCTGTTGGGTTAAATTGTGCGACTGGTCCGGAGTTTATGAGGGATCATATTCGTTCACTATCTGATTTATCGGAGTGTTACATTTCTTGTTATCCAAATGCAGGTCTTCCTGATGAAGATGGACATTACCATGAGTCTCCATCTTCTCTTGCTGAAAAGGTGAAGCGATTTGCTGAAGAAGGATGGGTTAATATTATCGGTGGTTGTTGTGGCACAACACCAGAACATATAAGAGCAATGAAGGAAGCGCTAGCATCTCTTAAGCCTCGTGACCATCATGAGAGAGAAGGACATGGAATTAGTGGATTAGAGGCACTGCAATACGATGAGTCTATGAGACCGTTATTTGTAGGTGAAAGAACGAATGTTATTGGTTCACGTAAATTTAAACGATTAGTAGCAGAAGGGAAATTTGAAGAGGCTGCTGAAGTGGCAAGAGCGCAAGTGAAGAAAAATGCTCATATTATTGATATTTGTATGGCAGATCCTGATCGTGATGAAATAGAAGATATGGAGAAATTTTTGACAGAAGTTACGAAAGTGTTAAAAGTACCGATTATGATTGATTCAACGGATGAAAATGTTATGGCAAGAGCACTTACTTATATTCAAGGAAAAGCTGTTATCAACTCTATTAATTTAGAAGATGGAGAAGAGCGTTTTGAAAAGGTAACACCGCTTCTTCGTAAGTATGGTGCTGCAATTGTAGTTGGTACAATCGATGAAGATGGTATGGCAGTAAGTGCTGAAAGAAAATTAGAAATTGCAAAAAGAAGTTACGAATTATTAACGACGAAATATGGGATACGCCCGTCAGATATTATTTTTGATGCACTTGTGTTTCCAGTAGGGACAGGTGATGAAGAATATATCGGTTCAGCGGCAGCGACTATAGAGGGGATTCGCCTTATTAAAGAAGCGTTACCAGAGTGTTTAACGATTTTAGGTGTAAGTAACATATCATTTGGTTTACCACCAGCTGGACGTGAAGTATTGAATTCCGTCTTTTTATATCATGCTACGAAGGCTGGATTAGATTACGCGATTGTTAATACGGAAAAATTAGAACGCTATGCGTCAATTCCAGAGGAAGAAAAACAACTTGCAGATGCATTACTGTTTGAAACGACGAAAGAGACGTTAGAAGAATTTACAAACTTTTACCGAGTCGCTAAAAAGAAAGATGTCGTTGTGCAAGAAACGTTAACGCTTGATGAACGACTAGCAAATTATATTGTAGAAGGTACGAAACAAGGATTACACGAGGATTTAAGTCTTGCACTTGAAGAAGGAAGAAAACCTCTTGATATTATTAACGGTCCGCTTATGACAGGGATGGACGAGGTAGGACGACTATTTAATAATAATGAACTTATTGTTGCAGAAGTATTGCAAAGTGCCGAAAGTATGAAAGCTGCTGTAAGTTATTTAGAGCCACATATGGAATCTAGCGATAGTGCAAAAAAAGGGAAAGTATTATTAGCAACTGTTAAAGGTGACGTACATGATATTGGGAAAAACCTCGTTGAAATTATTTTATCGAATAACGGATATGAGATTATTAATTTAGGAATCAATGTTCGTTCGGATCGAATTGTTCAAGAAGTACAAGAAAAGAAGCCTGACATTATAGGCCTTTCAGGTTTATTAGTAAAATCAGCGCAACAAATGGTAACGACTGCTGAAGATTTAAAAGCAGCAAATATTGATGTGCCCATTGTTGTAGGTGGTGCAGCGTTAACGAGAAAGTTTACAGATAATCGGATTTCACCATCATATAAAGGGCTCGTTTGTTATGCGAGTGATGCGATGACGGGGCTCGATATTATTAATAAGCTTCAAAAAGAAGAAGAGCGTGAGAAGATGAAACAGGATAAAAAAGAACGTCATCTTCATATCGTAAAAAAAGAGGAGAAGCAAGTAGAAATTCCAGCAGTAATTGAGCCATTACCGAAGGCTGAGGTTATGGTGCCTGATTCAACAAAACGAATTGTATTACGCGATATTCCGGCTCTTCATCTCGCTCCATTTTTAAATAGACAAATGTTACTTGGGCATCACCTTGGATTAAAAGGAAATGTGAAGAAGCTTTTGAAAGAGGGGGATAAGAGAGCACATGAATTAAATGATTTAATAGATGAATTATTGCAGGAAGGACAATCTTGGTTAAAACCGAAAGCAGTGTATCAATTTTTCCCAGCGCAAAGCGACGGACAAAACATTGTAATATATGATCCAGAAGATCATACGCGCGTAATAGAGCGTTTCACATTTCCTAGACAAGGAAAAGCACCATACCGTACTTTAGGTGATTATTTGCGCCCTATTGGAGATGAGATGGACTATGTTGCTTTCTTATCTGTTACGGTTGGGGAAGGAGTTCGGGACATTGCTGAAGAGTGGAAGGCGAAAGGTGATTACTTACGTAGTCATGCCATTCAATCGTTAGCGCTTGAATTAGCAGAAGGACTTGCTGAAAAAACACATATGCTCATTCGTGACCGCTGGGGCATTCCAGACTCACCTGAACTGACGATGGAAGAACGTTTCCGTACGAAATATAGAGGAATACGCGTGTCATTTGGTTATCCGGCGTGTCCAGAACTTGCAGATCAAGAAAAGCTATTTCGCTTAATTCATCCAGAGGAAATAGGTATTTCATTAACAGAAGGATTCATGATGGAGCCAGAAGCGTCCGTAACGGCTATGGTATTTTCTCACCCTGAGGCAAGATATTTTAGTGTATTATAG
- a CDS encoding L-cystine transporter has translation MNTLLVGINVAVMLILVGVLYYMQRKHVSFNKRVFTALGVGILFGLILQFIYEPTSKVIIESNTWFGLIGNGYVKLLQMIVMPLILVSIISAFTKLQLTKNLGKISGLIIGILILTTGIAAAVGIAASAGFDVSATGLQQGDAESARLKLVEERFTSIEKTTIPDKLLELLPTNPFLDLTGARPTSTISVVIFAAFIGIAFIGVKRKYPEQAELFKKMLDAGYAIVMRMVTLILRLTPYGVLALMAKTVAGSDINAILKLGNFVLASYVALIVMFVIHLLLIALSGLNPIQYLKKVFPVLTFAFTSRSSAGAMPLNIEAQKEKLGISEGIANFAASFGVSIGQNGCAGIYPAMLAMMVAPTVGIDPLQPQFILTLIAVVAISSFGVAGVGGGATFAALIVLSTMNLPIGIVALVISVEPLIDMGRTALNVSGSMTAGLISSKWLGELDQDTYNQDDTKTGEIAS, from the coding sequence ATGAATACACTGCTTGTCGGAATTAACGTTGCAGTCATGCTCATCTTAGTTGGCGTATTATATTATATGCAACGTAAGCATGTATCTTTTAATAAACGTGTATTTACCGCTTTAGGAGTCGGAATTTTATTCGGTCTTATATTACAATTCATTTATGAGCCAACTTCTAAAGTAATTATTGAATCAAATACTTGGTTTGGCTTAATTGGTAACGGTTATGTGAAATTACTTCAAATGATCGTTATGCCACTTATTTTAGTATCTATTATTTCAGCATTTACAAAATTACAGTTAACGAAAAACCTTGGTAAAATTAGTGGTCTTATTATCGGAATTTTAATTCTTACTACAGGAATCGCTGCAGCTGTCGGTATCGCTGCAAGTGCAGGATTTGATGTATCTGCAACAGGCTTGCAACAAGGTGATGCAGAATCTGCTCGTCTGAAACTAGTTGAAGAAAGATTTACTTCTATTGAAAAGACAACAATTCCAGATAAATTATTAGAGCTATTGCCTACAAATCCGTTTCTTGATTTAACAGGCGCTCGTCCAACATCAACAATTTCTGTCGTAATATTTGCAGCCTTTATCGGCATTGCCTTTATAGGTGTAAAACGAAAATATCCAGAACAAGCAGAGCTATTTAAGAAAATGCTTGATGCTGGATATGCAATCGTAATGCGTATGGTAACATTAATTTTACGCCTTACACCATACGGCGTATTAGCTCTTATGGCAAAAACAGTTGCTGGTAGCGACATAAACGCTATTTTAAAACTTGGTAACTTCGTGTTAGCGTCTTACGTGGCACTTATCGTAATGTTCGTTATCCACTTATTATTAATTGCTCTATCTGGTTTAAATCCAATTCAATATTTAAAAAAGGTATTCCCTGTATTAACATTTGCATTCACATCTCGCTCTAGTGCTGGTGCGATGCCATTAAATATTGAAGCTCAAAAAGAAAAGCTTGGTATCTCCGAAGGAATTGCAAACTTCGCAGCTTCATTTGGGGTATCTATCGGACAAAACGGTTGCGCAGGTATTTATCCAGCAATGCTTGCAATGATGGTCGCTCCAACTGTAGGAATTGATCCATTACAACCACAATTTATTTTAACTTTAATCGCTGTTGTTGCTATTAGCTCATTCGGTGTTGCCGGAGTTGGTGGCGGTGCAACATTCGCAGCTTTAATCGTACTATCTACAATGAACTTACCAATCGGTATTGTTGCTCTAGTTATCTCTGTTGAGCCATTAATCGATATGGGTCGTACAGCTCTTAACGTAAGTGGTTCTATGACAGCAGGTCTTATTTCAAGTAAATGGCTTGGTGAATTAGATCAAGATACGTACAATCAAGATGATACAAAAACTGGTGAAATTGCTTCATAA
- a CDS encoding nucleoside 2-deoxyribosyltransferase: MNFYIASGFQNKHLVCSVANELKHAGWHHTYDWTKNERAVNQEQLREIGQAEKNAVKEADVFLLILDGGNGSHTEFGMAIALEKTIYVYHAGNPLQKTFYHLPEINIFEGDVAEFASYVMNHVK, encoded by the coding sequence ATGAATTTTTATATCGCCTCAGGTTTCCAAAATAAACATCTTGTATGTTCCGTAGCAAATGAACTGAAACATGCAGGATGGCACCATACATATGATTGGACCAAAAACGAAAGAGCAGTGAATCAAGAACAATTAAGAGAAATTGGTCAGGCAGAAAAAAATGCTGTAAAAGAAGCGGATGTGTTTTTACTTATATTAGATGGCGGAAACGGGAGCCATACAGAGTTTGGAATGGCGATTGCACTAGAGAAAACGATATATGTATATCATGCAGGAAACCCGCTCCAAAAAACGTTCTATCACTTGCCAGAAATAAATATTTTTGAAGGAGATGTAGCGGAGTTTGCATCTTATGTTATGAATCATGTGAAATAA
- the comGA gene encoding competence type IV pilus ATPase ComGA: protein MNGIEIFANTILKEACRVQASDLHIVPRQKDVAVQLRIGKDLMTRHCIEKEFGEKLVSHFKFLASMDIGEKRKPQNGSLYLQIDGQEVYLRLSTLPTVYQESLVIRLHLQASVQPLSHLSLFPSTAAKLLSFLRYSQGLLVFTGPTGSGKTTTMYALLEVIRKKKTRRIITLEDPVEKRSDDVLQIQINEKAGLTYETGLKAILRHDPDIILVGEIRDEETAKIAIRASLTGHLVMTTLHTNDAKGAIIRFMDYGITRQEIEQSLLAVAAQRLVELKCPFCRGKCSTLCKSMRQVRQASIYEILYGYELKQALKEADGECVTYKHETLESSIRKGYALGFLEDDVYV from the coding sequence ATGAATGGGATTGAAATTTTTGCGAATACAATTTTAAAAGAGGCGTGTAGGGTACAAGCGTCAGATTTACATATTGTGCCCCGGCAGAAGGATGTAGCGGTGCAACTACGTATAGGAAAAGATTTAATGACGAGACATTGTATTGAAAAGGAGTTTGGAGAAAAACTTGTCTCACATTTTAAATTTTTAGCATCTATGGACATAGGAGAGAAACGGAAGCCACAGAATGGTTCGTTGTATTTGCAAATTGATGGACAAGAAGTGTATTTACGCCTTTCAACACTTCCAACAGTATATCAAGAAAGTCTCGTTATTCGCCTTCATTTACAAGCATCTGTTCAGCCCTTATCACATCTTTCGTTATTTCCAAGTACGGCAGCAAAACTACTCTCGTTTTTACGCTATTCACAGGGGCTACTCGTGTTTACTGGACCGACTGGATCTGGGAAGACAACGACAATGTATGCATTATTAGAGGTAATTAGAAAAAAGAAAACACGTCGCATCATTACACTTGAAGATCCGGTTGAAAAAAGAAGTGACGATGTATTACAAATTCAAATAAATGAAAAAGCGGGTCTCACATATGAAACAGGATTAAAGGCTATTTTACGTCATGATCCAGATATTATTTTAGTCGGTGAAATTCGTGATGAAGAAACAGCAAAAATAGCTATAAGAGCAAGTTTGACAGGACATTTAGTCATGACAACGCTGCATACGAATGATGCGAAAGGAGCAATCATTCGTTTCATGGATTATGGTATAACGAGGCAAGAGATTGAACAGTCTTTATTGGCTGTAGCTGCACAGCGACTTGTCGAATTGAAGTGTCCGTTTTGCAGAGGAAAGTGCTCAACTTTATGTAAATCAATGAGGCAAGTAAGGCAAGCAAGCATTTATGAGATACTATATGGATATGAGTTAAAACAAGCGCTTAAAGAAGCAGATGGAGAATGTGTTACTTACAAACATGAGACTTTAGAATCGTCAATACGAAAAGGATATGCTTTAGGTTTTTTAGAAGATGATGTTTATGTTTAA